Proteins from a genomic interval of Nitrospina gracilis Nb-211:
- the tuf gene encoding elongation factor Tu — MAKEKFVRDKPHVNIGTIGHVDHGKTTLTAAITEVLSKKGMAQSIAFDQIDKAPEEKERGITIAIAHVEYQTETRHYAHVDCPGHADYVKNMITGAAQMDGAILVLSATDGPMPQTREHILLARQVGVPKIVVFMNKCDMVDDPELLDLVELEVRELLNKYEFPGDDITVVRGSALQALENAEDPEKTQCIWDLMAACDADIPVPERPIDKPFLMPIEDIFSISGRGTVATGRIETGVIKVGEEVEIVGFRPTTKTTVTGVEMFRKLLDDGQAGDNVGCLLRGTKRDDIERGQVLAKPGSITPHAKFKAEVYILTKEEGGRHTPFFNGYRPQFYFRTTDVTGVVTLPQGVEMVMPGDNVTFEVELITPVAMAKELRFAIREGGRTVGAGIVSEILD; from the coding sequence ATGGCAAAAGAAAAATTTGTGAGAGATAAACCCCACGTGAACATCGGAACCATCGGGCATGTTGACCATGGTAAAACCACGCTCACAGCGGCCATCACCGAAGTTCTTTCTAAAAAGGGGATGGCGCAGAGCATCGCGTTCGACCAGATCGACAAAGCGCCTGAGGAAAAAGAGCGCGGTATCACCATCGCCATCGCGCACGTGGAATACCAGACGGAAACCCGTCACTATGCCCACGTGGACTGCCCGGGCCATGCCGACTACGTCAAGAACATGATCACCGGTGCGGCGCAGATGGACGGCGCGATCCTGGTGTTGAGCGCCACCGACGGCCCCATGCCGCAGACCCGCGAGCACATCCTGCTTGCCCGCCAGGTCGGCGTGCCCAAGATTGTCGTGTTCATGAATAAATGCGATATGGTAGACGATCCGGAACTGCTGGACCTGGTCGAGCTGGAAGTGCGCGAACTGCTCAATAAGTATGAGTTCCCCGGCGACGACATCACCGTCGTCCGCGGCAGTGCGCTTCAGGCTCTGGAAAACGCCGAGGACCCCGAGAAAACCCAGTGCATCTGGGATCTGATGGCCGCCTGCGACGCGGACATCCCGGTTCCGGAACGCCCGATCGATAAGCCGTTCCTGATGCCGATCGAGGATATCTTCAGCATCTCCGGACGCGGCACCGTGGCCACCGGCCGTATTGAGACGGGTGTCATCAAGGTGGGTGAAGAGGTGGAAATCGTTGGTTTCCGTCCGACCACCAAGACCACCGTCACCGGCGTCGAAATGTTCCGCAAGCTGCTGGACGATGGTCAGGCTGGCGACAACGTCGGCTGTCTGCTCCGCGGCACCAAGCGCGATGACATCGAGCGCGGGCAGGTTTTGGCGAAGCCCGGTTCCATCACCCCGCACGCGAAGTTCAAGGCAGAGGTGTATATCCTGACCAAGGAAGAGGGCGGACGTCACACTCCGTTCTTCAATGGCTATCGGCCGCAGTTCTATTTCCGCACCACGGACGTGACCGGCGTGGTCACCCTGCCGCAGGGCGTGGAGATGGTTATGCCGGGCGACAACGTCACCTTCGAGGTGGAATTGATCACCCCCGTGGCAATGGCCAAGGAATTGCGGTTCGCAATTCGTGAAGGCGGCCGGACTGTGGGCGCGGGCATCGTCAGCGAGATTCTGGACTAA
- the rpsG gene encoding 30S ribosomal protein S7 gives MARRREAEKREILPDPKYNDILVARFVNSLLKRGKKSVAERMFYSALDNIGKRVKDEEPLRVFKKAVDNAAPLLEVRSRRVGGATYQVPVEVSSNRRTALSIRWIISNARSRAGRSMADRLTDELVDAYNSTGGAVRKKEDVHRMAEANKAFAHYRW, from the coding sequence ATGGCAAGAAGACGAGAAGCGGAAAAACGGGAGATCCTGCCGGATCCCAAGTACAACGACATCCTGGTCGCCCGGTTTGTCAATAGCCTCCTCAAGCGGGGCAAGAAGAGTGTCGCGGAACGCATGTTCTATTCGGCGCTCGACAACATCGGCAAACGGGTGAAGGACGAGGAGCCCCTTCGGGTGTTCAAGAAGGCGGTGGACAATGCTGCGCCGCTTCTGGAAGTGCGGTCCCGCCGGGTTGGTGGCGCCACGTACCAGGTTCCGGTGGAGGTCAGTAGCAATCGGCGCACGGCGCTCAGTATCCGCTGGATCATCAGCAACGCGCGCAGCCGCGCAGGCCGCTCCATGGCGGACAGGTTGACGGACGAGCTGGTCGATGCTTACAACAGCACCGGCGGCGCGGTCCGGAAGAAGGAAGATGTTCATCGAATGGCCGAAGCCAACAAGGCGTTCGCCCACTACCGCTGGTAA
- the rpsL gene encoding 30S ribosomal protein S12, with translation MPTINQLVKKGRRQPVEKTASPALKSCPQKRGVCVRVYTSTPKKPNSALRKVARVRLTNGMEVTSYIPGVGHNLQEHSIVLIRGGRVKDLPGVRYHVVRGSLDTLGVANRMQSRSKYGAKKPKKT, from the coding sequence GTGCCGACCATCAATCAATTGGTCAAAAAAGGCCGGCGTCAGCCGGTAGAGAAAACGGCGTCGCCGGCATTGAAATCGTGCCCGCAGAAACGCGGGGTGTGTGTTCGTGTGTATACGTCCACTCCGAAAAAGCCGAATTCGGCATTGCGTAAAGTAGCGCGTGTCCGGTTGACCAATGGTATGGAAGTGACGAGCTACATTCCGGGCGTCGGGCACAATCTTCAGGAGCACTCGATTGTGCTGATTCGCGGCGGCCGCGTGAAGGACCTGCCGGGTGTGCGGTACCATGTGGTCCGCGGCAGTCTCGATACTTTGGGCGTGGCCAACCGTATGCAGAGCCGTTCCAAGTACGGCGCCAAGAAACCGAAGAAAACCTAA
- the rplW gene encoding 50S ribosomal protein L23 — MSTDLYRVLEKPLITEKSTMMLEDGNRVMFQVKRDANKLQIKQAVEKIFNVTVLDVNTLNVKPKHKRFGRNLGFTKATKKAIVTLKDGDKIDFFEGA; from the coding sequence ATGTCCACCGACCTTTACCGAGTATTAGAGAAGCCGCTCATTACTGAAAAGAGCACCATGATGCTGGAAGACGGCAATCGTGTGATGTTTCAGGTGAAGCGCGATGCCAACAAGCTTCAGATCAAGCAGGCCGTGGAGAAAATCTTCAACGTCACCGTGCTGGATGTGAACACCCTCAACGTGAAGCCCAAGCATAAGCGCTTCGGCAGGAACCTCGGGTTCACGAAGGCGACGAAAAAGGCCATCGTCACGTTGAAGGACGGCGACAAGATCGACTTTTTTGAAGGAGCGTAA
- the rplC gene encoding 50S ribosomal protein L3 has translation MKGLLGKKLGMTQVYLENGDCVPVTVIQVERCVPVDKRTQDKNGYDAVVVAYGQRKPKHTNKPLAGYYSKIKAEPARVLQEFRDLEVADDAMGQQLKVDAFAEGELVDVVGVSKGRGFSGVVRRYNFRGQPASRGTHESFRGGGAIGMHTYPGRTLKGQKMAGRMGGKKVHAKNLKVVRVDAGNNLILVRGSVPGANGRLVRIVEAKAGGKK, from the coding sequence ATGAAAGGTTTGCTCGGTAAAAAATTGGGAATGACCCAGGTCTATCTGGAAAACGGCGACTGTGTCCCTGTCACCGTCATCCAGGTCGAGCGGTGTGTGCCCGTGGATAAACGCACCCAGGATAAAAACGGGTACGACGCCGTGGTGGTGGCCTACGGTCAACGCAAGCCGAAGCACACCAATAAGCCGCTGGCGGGGTATTACAGCAAGATCAAGGCGGAGCCCGCCCGGGTCCTGCAGGAATTCCGCGACCTGGAAGTGGCCGATGACGCCATGGGCCAGCAACTCAAGGTGGATGCGTTCGCCGAGGGCGAGCTGGTGGATGTGGTCGGCGTCTCCAAGGGCCGCGGTTTCTCCGGTGTGGTTCGCCGGTACAACTTCCGCGGTCAGCCGGCATCGCGCGGCACGCATGAGTCGTTCCGCGGCGGCGGCGCCATCGGTATGCACACCTATCCCGGGCGCACGCTGAAAGGCCAGAAGATGGCCGGGCGCATGGGTGGTAAAAAGGTGCATGCGAAGAATCTCAAGGTTGTCCGGGTGGATGCGGGGAATAATCTGATCCTGGTGCGTGGCTCGGTGCCGGGCGCCAACGGTCGGTTGGTACGCATCGTTGAAGCGAAGGCCGGCGGCAAGAAATAA
- the rplD gene encoding 50S ribosomal protein L4, whose product MAELEIVDTENKKVGTATLSPEVFEGPVREHLVQQYVVMQLATRRRGTAATIENRGDISGGGKKPWRQKGTGRARHGSTRSTIWRGGMTVFGPRPRAYTHKLSKKSRKLAIRSVLAERLQGNNIQVVESLNLEAPKTKQAVALLGKLGLPEKTLFLVAEKSPNLELAVRNLPQTNVLSVDGVNVFDLLVHQKIVCTPDSLKKLEERLS is encoded by the coding sequence ATGGCGGAACTCGAAATCGTCGATACAGAAAACAAAAAGGTCGGTACGGCCACGCTGTCGCCCGAGGTGTTTGAAGGACCCGTCCGCGAACACCTGGTGCAGCAGTATGTCGTCATGCAGTTGGCGACCCGGCGGCGCGGCACGGCGGCGACCATAGAAAACCGCGGCGACATCAGCGGCGGCGGTAAAAAGCCCTGGCGGCAGAAAGGAACTGGGCGTGCCCGTCACGGCAGCACCCGCTCCACTATTTGGCGTGGGGGTATGACGGTTTTCGGTCCCCGCCCGCGCGCATACACGCACAAGCTTTCGAAGAAGTCCCGCAAGCTCGCCATCCGCTCTGTTCTCGCCGAACGATTGCAAGGTAATAATATTCAAGTGGTCGAATCACTGAACCTCGAAGCACCCAAAACCAAGCAGGCCGTGGCTCTGCTCGGCAAGCTGGGGTTGCCGGAGAAAACGCTGTTCCTGGTGGCCGAGAAAAGCCCGAACCTGGAACTCGCCGTGCGCAACCTGCCGCAGACCAATGTGCTGTCGGTGGATGGGGTCAACGTGTTCGACCTGCTGGTGCATCAGAAAATCGTGTGCACCCCCGACTCTCTCAAGAAATTAGAGGAGCGACTCAGCTGA
- the rpsJ gene encoding 30S ribosomal protein S10, which translates to MSDQKIKIKLKAYDHKLLDWSVGEIVETTKRTGARVVGPIPLPTKKNRWTVLRSPHVDKKSREQFEIRTHKRILEILEPTPQTVDALMKLDLSGGVDIEIKL; encoded by the coding sequence ATGAGCGATCAGAAAATAAAAATCAAGCTGAAGGCTTACGACCACAAACTGCTCGACTGGTCGGTCGGGGAAATCGTGGAGACCACCAAGCGCACCGGCGCCCGGGTGGTTGGCCCCATCCCGCTTCCGACCAAGAAGAACCGGTGGACCGTGTTGCGGTCGCCGCATGTGGATAAGAAATCGCGGGAGCAGTTCGAGATCCGGACGCACAAGCGTATCCTGGAAATTCTCGAGCCCACCCCGCAAACCGTCGACGCCCTCATGAAGCTGGACCTCAGCGGTGGCGTGGACATTGAAATCAAACTGTAA
- the rpoC gene encoding DNA-directed RNA polymerase subunit beta', producing MFDAIRVRLASPEKIRSWSYGEVKKPETINYRTFKPERDGLFCAKIFGPVKDWECNCGKYKRMKHKGVVCEKCGVEVILSKVRRERLGHIELASPVAHIWFFKGLPSRIGHVLDLTLKELERIIYFENYVVVDPGESDFKPGQLLDEKEYREAEIEYPHGLKVMVGSEAVYEMLKNIDLDATAEQLKENLAKTTSVLNKRKIAKRLKIIEAFRKSGNRPEWMILSVVPVIPPELRPLVPLDGGRFATSDLNDLYRRVINRNNRLKRLMELKAPQIIIRNEKRMLQEAVSALFDNGRRGRTLRGTNKRPLKSLSDMLKGKQGRFRQNLLGKRVDYSGRSVIVVGPELKLHQCGLPKKMALELFKPFIFNRLEQKGYAATIKTAKKMVEQERAEVWEVLEEVIQKHPVLLNRAPTLHRLGIQAFEPVLIEGKAIRIHPLVCTAFNADFDGDQMAVHVPLSMEAQVEAKLLMMAPNNVLSPANGKPIAVPSQDIVLGCYYMTKIRGNVPGEGRVFSNLREVRAAYDHGELHLQAKMMVEVDGNLEVTTTGRVLLYEVLPEELPFKLVNQEMNKKTLSNLISTSFQIVGREKTVALLDAVKTLGFHYATEAGLSISTEYMRIPKAKETLVNKAGEEVLRVYNQYRDGLITNGERYNKVIDIWAHVTERVSEEMFRELEVEDENIVKGVESKDFNSIFIMADSGARGSSQQLRQLAGMRGLMAKPSGEIIETPITANFREGLSVIQYFISTHGARKGLADTALKTANSGYLTRRLVDVAQDIIILEEDCGTLRGIELSSLVEAGEIIQPLGERILGRTSLEDVVDPFTNQVLVKANEMIDERVVETIENSGIESIRIRSNLTCESKQGLCVKCYGRNLATNGWVEIGEPIGVIAAQSIGEPGTQLTMRTFHIGGTASRVVEQTTLSTKKGGIIKYQGLRTIKNQRGEIIVMNRNGSLVVQDENGREKEKYSVVYAAKLKVHDGQEVHENQTLVEWDPYTNSILTEVEGTIAFGDVVEGITMKEDFDEITGLSTKVIISHRDEKRQPRISIKDDKGETVRRYILPAGAHINVSEGDRINAGDVIVKIPRETAKTKDITGGLPRVAELFEARKPHEQATISEINGTVKFGGFVKGMRKVVIVNESGEEREYLIPRGKHINVHEGDEVQAGEALMDGAANPHDILRILGENELQKYLVNEVQEVYRLQGVAINDKHIEVIVRQMLRHLQVEEPGDTDLLVGEQVTRKVFNEKNQETIKEKGKPAQGQPVLLGITKSSLSTESFISAASFQETTRVLTEVAVSGKEDHLFGLKENVIMGRLIPAGTGCRAYSGIRIEEPEFEEVEEVKPAEEEETPAVVE from the coding sequence ATGTTCGACGCCATCCGGGTCAGGCTGGCTTCTCCGGAGAAAATCCGGTCCTGGTCGTACGGGGAAGTCAAAAAGCCTGAAACCATCAATTACCGGACCTTCAAGCCGGAGCGGGACGGCCTGTTCTGCGCCAAGATCTTCGGTCCGGTGAAGGATTGGGAGTGCAACTGCGGCAAGTACAAGCGCATGAAGCACAAGGGGGTGGTGTGCGAGAAGTGTGGTGTGGAAGTCATCCTGTCCAAGGTCCGCCGCGAGCGGCTGGGGCATATCGAGCTGGCCAGCCCCGTCGCGCATATCTGGTTCTTCAAGGGACTGCCGAGCCGCATCGGCCACGTGCTGGATCTCACGCTCAAGGAACTCGAGCGCATCATATATTTTGAAAACTACGTAGTGGTCGATCCGGGCGAATCGGATTTCAAACCCGGTCAACTGCTGGATGAGAAGGAATACCGTGAAGCGGAAATCGAGTACCCGCATGGCCTGAAGGTGATGGTCGGCTCCGAAGCGGTGTACGAGATGCTGAAGAACATCGACCTCGACGCCACCGCCGAGCAGTTGAAGGAAAACCTGGCGAAGACGACCTCGGTGCTCAACAAGCGCAAGATCGCCAAGCGCCTCAAGATCATCGAGGCCTTCCGCAAATCCGGCAACCGGCCGGAGTGGATGATCCTGAGCGTGGTGCCCGTCATTCCGCCGGAGTTGCGCCCGCTGGTGCCTCTGGACGGCGGCCGCTTCGCCACGTCCGATCTCAACGATCTGTACCGCCGCGTCATCAACCGCAACAACCGGCTGAAACGGTTGATGGAGTTGAAAGCGCCGCAGATCATCATCCGCAACGAAAAACGCATGCTGCAGGAAGCGGTGTCGGCGCTGTTCGACAACGGCCGCCGCGGCCGCACGCTTCGCGGCACCAACAAGCGCCCGCTCAAATCCCTGAGCGACATGCTGAAAGGCAAGCAGGGCCGCTTCCGGCAGAACCTGCTCGGCAAGCGCGTCGATTACTCCGGCCGCTCGGTTATTGTTGTCGGCCCCGAACTCAAACTGCATCAGTGCGGTCTGCCGAAGAAGATGGCGCTCGAGTTGTTCAAGCCGTTCATCTTCAACCGGCTCGAACAGAAAGGTTACGCCGCCACCATCAAGACCGCAAAGAAGATGGTCGAGCAGGAGCGCGCCGAAGTTTGGGAAGTATTGGAAGAAGTCATTCAGAAGCATCCGGTTCTGCTCAACCGCGCGCCCACTCTGCATCGTCTCGGCATTCAGGCGTTCGAGCCGGTGTTGATCGAAGGCAAGGCGATCCGCATTCATCCGCTCGTCTGCACCGCGTTCAACGCGGATTTCGACGGCGACCAGATGGCGGTGCACGTGCCTTTGTCGATGGAAGCGCAGGTCGAAGCGAAACTGCTGATGATGGCGCCCAACAACGTATTGTCTCCGGCCAACGGCAAACCCATCGCCGTGCCCAGTCAGGACATCGTTCTCGGCTGTTACTACATGACCAAGATCCGCGGCAACGTGCCGGGTGAGGGCCGCGTGTTCTCCAACCTGCGCGAAGTGCGCGCGGCGTACGACCACGGAGAACTGCACCTGCAGGCGAAGATGATGGTCGAGGTCGACGGCAACCTGGAGGTCACCACCACCGGCCGCGTTCTTTTGTATGAAGTGTTGCCGGAAGAATTGCCGTTCAAGCTGGTCAACCAGGAGATGAACAAGAAAACCCTGTCCAACCTGATCTCCACGTCGTTCCAGATTGTGGGACGGGAAAAAACGGTGGCGTTGTTGGATGCGGTCAAGACGCTCGGGTTTCATTACGCCACCGAGGCAGGCCTGTCCATCTCCACCGAGTACATGCGGATTCCGAAAGCCAAGGAAACGCTGGTGAACAAGGCGGGTGAGGAAGTGCTCCGCGTGTACAACCAGTACCGCGACGGTCTCATCACCAACGGCGAGCGTTACAACAAGGTCATCGACATCTGGGCGCACGTCACCGAGCGGGTGTCCGAGGAGATGTTCCGCGAACTGGAAGTGGAAGACGAAAACATTGTAAAGGGTGTCGAGTCCAAGGACTTCAACTCGATCTTCATCATGGCCGACTCCGGTGCGCGCGGCAGTTCCCAGCAGTTGCGCCAGTTGGCCGGCATGCGCGGCCTCATGGCCAAGCCGTCGGGTGAGATCATCGAAACGCCCATCACCGCGAACTTCCGCGAAGGGCTGTCGGTGATCCAGTACTTCATCTCCACCCACGGCGCGCGTAAAGGTCTGGCCGACACCGCGCTCAAGACCGCGAACTCCGGTTACCTGACGCGGCGGCTGGTGGACGTGGCGCAGGATATCATCATTCTGGAAGAAGACTGCGGTACCCTGCGCGGCATCGAGTTGTCGTCGCTGGTGGAAGCGGGCGAGATCATCCAGCCGCTGGGTGAGCGCATCCTCGGCAGGACCAGTCTGGAAGACGTGGTCGATCCGTTCACCAACCAGGTGCTGGTGAAAGCCAACGAGATGATCGACGAGCGCGTGGTCGAGACCATTGAGAACTCGGGCATCGAAAGCATCCGCATCCGTTCCAACCTGACCTGCGAATCCAAACAGGGCCTGTGCGTGAAGTGTTACGGACGCAACCTGGCCACCAACGGCTGGGTGGAGATCGGTGAGCCCATCGGCGTCATCGCCGCGCAGTCCATCGGCGAGCCGGGCACCCAGCTCACCATGCGGACCTTCCACATCGGTGGTACCGCGAGCCGCGTGGTCGAGCAGACGACGCTCAGCACGAAGAAGGGCGGTATCATCAAGTACCAGGGCCTGCGCACGATCAAGAACCAGCGCGGCGAGATCATCGTCATGAACCGCAACGGCAGTCTGGTGGTGCAGGACGAAAACGGCCGTGAAAAAGAAAAATATTCCGTTGTCTATGCGGCGAAGTTGAAGGTGCATGACGGCCAGGAGGTTCACGAGAACCAGACGCTGGTCGAGTGGGACCCGTACACGAACTCGATCCTCACCGAAGTCGAAGGCACCATCGCTTTCGGCGACGTGGTGGAAGGCATCACCATGAAAGAGGACTTCGACGAAATCACGGGTCTGTCCACCAAGGTCATCATCAGCCATCGCGACGAGAAGCGTCAGCCGCGCATTTCGATCAAGGACGACAAGGGCGAAACCGTCCGGCGCTACATCCTGCCGGCGGGCGCGCACATCAACGTCAGCGAAGGCGACCGCATCAACGCGGGTGACGTCATCGTCAAGATTCCGCGCGAGACGGCGAAAACGAAAGACATCACCGGCGGTCTGCCGCGGGTTGCAGAACTGTTCGAGGCGCGCAAACCGCACGAGCAGGCGACCATTTCCGAAATCAACGGTACCGTCAAGTTTGGCGGATTCGTCAAGGGTATGCGGAAAGTGGTCATCGTCAACGAGAGCGGCGAGGAGCGCGAGTACCTGATCCCGCGCGGCAAGCACATCAACGTGCACGAAGGCGACGAAGTGCAGGCTGGTGAGGCGCTGATGGACGGTGCCGCCAATCCGCACGATATTCTGCGCATCCTCGGTGAAAACGAATTGCAGAAATACCTCGTCAACGAGGTTCAGGAGGTGTACCGCCTGCAGGGCGTCGCCATCAACGACAAGCATATCGAGGTCATCGTCCGCCAGATGCTCCGCCACCTGCAGGTGGAGGAGCCCGGAGACACCGACCTGCTGGTCGGCGAGCAGGTGACCCGCAAGGTCTTCAACGAGAAGAACCAGGAGACCATCAAGGAAAAAGGCAAGCCCGCGCAGGGCCAGCCGGTCCTTTTGGGTATCACCAAATCGTCACTCAGCACGGAAAGTTTCATCTCCGCCGCCTCCTTCCAGGAGACCACGCGGGTGCTGACGGAAGTGGCGGTCAGTGGTAAGGAAGACCACCTGTTTGGATTGAAAGAAAATGTGATCATGGGTAGGTTGATTCCGGCCGGAACCGGCTGCCGCGCCTACAGCGGCATCCGCATTGAGGAGCCGGAATTCGAGGAAGTCGAGGAAGTGAAGCCGGCGGAGGAAGAAGAAACCCCGGCCGTGGTAGAGTAA
- the fusA gene encoding elongation factor G yields MSKKPKISQIRNIGIIAHIDAGKTTTTERILYYTGKSHKIGEVHEGSATMDWMQQEQERGITITSAATTCFWLGHQINIIDTPGHVDFTAEVERSLRVLDGAVGVFCAVGGVEPQSETVWRQATKYKVPRIGFVNKMDRAGANFLGCVKQMKERLNAHPVPVQLPIGSEAEFVGLIDLVTMKANVYSDKYQKGEAYDTQEIPEEYLDQAQEYRDYMLEALADVDETLMEKYLGGEDVSEEEIRAALRKGVLALAFTPIFCGASFKNKGVQQLLDAVVHYLPSPDQVAEVVGVNPNNQEEVTCPVDESQSLAALAFKIMTDPFVGQLAYFRVYSGSIKSGTYVYNSTKNQKERVGRLLRMHANKREEVDEVGAGDIAAAIGFKKTFTGDTLCREESPVILESISFPQPVISVAIEPKTKQEQEKLSDCLIKLQQEDPTFEVKVDPETSQTIISGMGELHLEILVDRMKREFNLDVSVSKPQVAYRETVTKQTDHSYKYVKQTGGRGQYGHVEITLEPRKAGEGFEFVNKIVGGAIPKEYIPAVQKGVQESMDRGVLCGFPMVDVRVILTDGSYHDVDSSEMAFKICASIAFRDAARKAKPVLLEPIMDVEVVTPEEFMGDVIGHLNSKRGKVKELGDRAGAKVVRCEVPLAGMFGYSTDLRSNTQGRANYSMEFLKYDVVPNAIAEELIAKSTGTSSEVTV; encoded by the coding sequence ATGAGTAAGAAGCCCAAAATCAGTCAAATCCGGAATATCGGCATCATCGCCCACATCGACGCGGGTAAGACCACGACGACCGAGCGTATCCTTTATTACACCGGCAAGAGTCACAAGATCGGTGAGGTCCATGAGGGCAGTGCGACTATGGACTGGATGCAGCAGGAGCAGGAGCGCGGTATCACCATCACCTCCGCTGCCACCACGTGTTTCTGGCTGGGTCATCAGATCAATATCATCGACACGCCGGGTCACGTCGATTTCACCGCTGAAGTTGAGCGGTCGCTCCGTGTGCTGGATGGAGCCGTGGGTGTGTTCTGTGCTGTCGGCGGCGTCGAGCCGCAGTCTGAGACGGTTTGGCGTCAGGCTACCAAATACAAGGTGCCGCGCATCGGGTTCGTCAATAAGATGGATCGCGCGGGCGCGAATTTTCTGGGTTGTGTGAAGCAGATGAAGGAGCGCCTGAACGCGCATCCGGTGCCGGTGCAGTTGCCCATCGGGTCGGAAGCGGAGTTTGTCGGTCTCATTGATCTGGTCACCATGAAGGCTAACGTTTACTCGGACAAGTATCAGAAGGGCGAGGCTTACGACACTCAGGAAATTCCCGAAGAGTATCTCGATCAGGCTCAGGAGTATCGCGACTACATGCTGGAAGCGCTGGCCGATGTCGATGAGACGCTCATGGAGAAGTATCTGGGCGGTGAGGATGTGAGCGAGGAGGAAATCCGCGCGGCCCTCCGTAAGGGTGTGCTGGCTCTCGCGTTCACGCCGATTTTCTGCGGCGCCTCGTTCAAGAATAAGGGTGTGCAGCAGCTTCTCGATGCCGTCGTGCATTACCTGCCGTCGCCGGACCAGGTGGCGGAAGTGGTGGGCGTCAACCCGAACAATCAGGAAGAAGTGACCTGCCCGGTGGATGAAAGTCAGTCGCTCGCCGCGCTTGCCTTCAAGATCATGACCGATCCGTTTGTCGGTCAGCTGGCCTACTTCCGCGTGTATTCGGGGAGCATCAAGAGCGGCACGTACGTCTATAACTCGACGAAGAATCAGAAGGAGCGAGTGGGTCGCCTGCTCCGCATGCACGCCAACAAGCGTGAAGAGGTGGATGAGGTTGGTGCCGGGGATATCGCCGCGGCGATCGGTTTCAAGAAGACGTTTACCGGTGATACCCTGTGCCGCGAAGAAAGCCCCGTCATTCTGGAGTCCATTTCCTTTCCGCAGCCTGTCATCTCCGTGGCCATCGAGCCCAAGACCAAGCAGGAGCAGGAAAAGCTGTCCGACTGTCTCATCAAGCTCCAGCAGGAAGATCCGACGTTCGAGGTGAAGGTCGATCCGGAAACCTCGCAGACCATCATCTCCGGCATGGGTGAGTTGCACCTGGAGATCCTGGTGGATCGCATGAAGCGCGAGTTCAACCTCGACGTTAGTGTATCCAAGCCGCAGGTGGCGTACCGCGAGACCGTCACTAAGCAGACGGACCACAGTTACAAGTACGTCAAGCAGACCGGTGGCCGCGGCCAGTATGGTCATGTTGAGATCACCCTCGAGCCGCGCAAGGCGGGTGAAGGGTTTGAGTTTGTCAATAAGATCGTCGGCGGTGCGATTCCGAAGGAATATATTCCTGCGGTTCAAAAGGGGGTTCAGGAATCCATGGACCGCGGTGTGCTGTGCGGGTTCCCGATGGTGGACGTTCGCGTCATCCTGACCGACGGTTCGTACCACGATGTGGACTCTTCGGAGATGGCTTTTAAGATTTGTGCGTCCATCGCTTTCCGCGACGCGGCGAGGAAGGCCAAACCGGTTCTTCTGGAGCCGATCATGGACGTGGAGGTGGTCACGCCCGAGGAGTTCATGGGCGACGTCATCGGCCATCTCAATTCGAAGCGCGGCAAGGTTAAAGAGCTGGGCGACCGCGCTGGCGCGAAGGTGGTGCGGTGCGAAGTGCCGCTGGCCGGCATGTTCGGGTATTCCACCGATCTTCGGTCGAACACCCAGGGTCGCGCCAATTATTCCATGGAATTTTTGAAATATGATGTGGTTCCGAATGCGATTGCGGAGGAATTGATCGCCAAGTCCACCGGAACCTCAAGTGAAGTGACCGTATAA